The Haloplanus sp. CK5-1 genome segment CTTTGAGCATTGTTGTCTCGTATGCAGGCGTCTGGGAAATCGTCTTAACTCTCTGGAGCAAATGACCACATCGAAAAATCGGGTGTACGACCAGAAGCACAGAATTACGGAACTGAGGACAACGTGTAACGGTCACGTCCAGTTGTGGTTCTCCCAGCCCTCATAGTGTTTCAGCCGGCTCTTGATCTCGAATGGTTCCCACTCACATTCGTAGTAGAGGACATCGGCCAGCTGGCCGAACTCCCCGTTGTTGAGTTCGATTCCCTTGTTCCCTCGATTCGTGATGTAGGGCGCGGAACGCAGATCGTCGAAGATGTCGATGGCGGTGGGGTAGTCGCTCGTATCGATAGCCGAGATAGAAAGAAGATTTTCCTCAACGATAGGTGACCCCCAGCGATGTTCGGCTATCATCGCTGCGAGGAGCGCACATTTTACTGACGGCTTTCGCATACCCCTCTGTTTTTCATCTGTCTCTAATAAGAATATGTTAATACGTGTTTACGCTCAGGCGAACAGTTATGTATGTCAGCGGGTAAACTGACCGTATGAGCGAGCCACCGCAGACCCACTCGGCGGCGGAGAAAGACACCAAGGAGGCCCGTCTAGAGAATCCGAGCGGCGTCCTCTACCTCTTCCAGCACGAGAGCGTCCCGATTCTCATCGACGCTATCCTCACGCTTCCACCTGGACGGGAGTTCAACAAGACCGAATTCGCCGATCACGCCGGCGTCACCCGGCAAACCGTGAGCAACTACATCAACGTTCTCTTGCAGACCGATGTGGTTGAGGAGGTTCCGAACACGTCCCCGCGCCGGTATCGTGTCGCGAAGAGCGACGTCGTCCAGGAGCTTTTCGAACTGAACAGTGCCCTGAACGCCGCCGGCGAGTCAGCTACCAACGGCTGAAACTGTGGGCTTCCGCCTTGCTACCGCTGTGATTGACATCTTCCCGCGCCTAAAGACGCGGGAATCCCAAGCGTTGGGATATTAGGGTTTGCAGTCTCCCTGTTCTCTCGGTGTAAACCGTCCGCTCTCGCGGTCGAACAGGAAGACTCCGAGCTGTGCCAACCAGCCGTTACTCATATCGCCCATCGGGGGACTCTGAGTTATCCGTCTACGAATGTTCACCGCGCCGTTCACGTCTGCGTTCATCGTCGCCGCGCACGACGAACAGACGTATAGACCGCGCTCCACACGGTTGCTATCCCGAATCTGCCTACAACACGAACACGAGCACGCAGCAGTCGTTCCGCGTGGTCGACACGAGCCTCGAAGCGAACGTTGGCACGATCGGCGGCCAGGTCGCGATCGAGGACTCGGAGGCCAACGTGACGGGGACCGCACTCGGTGCCCAGTCGGTCACGGTGATCTTCGTGGGTGAGCGTGGCAACACGGTCTACCAGACGATCTCCGTCGACGACACGATGGTCGTCGCCGGCACGACGAACCTCCAGCCCGACGACAACTCGATCACCGTCGAGCTGCTGACCGAGGAGGGCGACTCGGTCGCCCTGTCGACGACCCAAGAGTGGTCGACTGACGGTTCCTGCATGGTCAGCCTCGAGCTCGAGGACGTCGAGACGGGGACCTACGACGTTGAAGCTGACGACAGCTACAACGAGGACCTCGCGTCGGTAGAGATCGTCCAGAACCGACAGACTGCGACGCCGGAACCGACGGACACGCCGGAGCCGACGGACACGCCGGAGCCGACCGACACGGTGACGGACACGCCGGAACCGACGGACATGCCGACGGACACGGCGACTGCGACGCCGACGTTGGAAGGCGGACCGGGCTTCGGTGCGATCATCGCGGTCATCGCGCTCTTGGCGGCTGCGCTGCTGGCCACCCGGCGCGACACCTAACGACGACTGATCGCCGGTAGCGATCACGCGACGCCGTTCGCGGTTTTTTGATGTAACATACGTCAGTACCCTGTACTTGGTCAGCTACGGCTGTTGGTGATCGAACTGCCAGTCACACAGATGATGAAAATATCCACGGCTCTAGCCAGAGCGGTGTCGATTTGAACGGTAATTCGAGGGCGATTTCGGAACGATTTTTA includes the following:
- a CDS encoding helix-turn-helix domain-containing protein; amino-acid sequence: MSEPPQTHSAAEKDTKEARLENPSGVLYLFQHESVPILIDAILTLPPGREFNKTEFADHAGVTRQTVSNYINVLLQTDVVEEVPNTSPRRYRVAKSDVVQELFELNSALNAAGESATNG
- a CDS encoding PGF-CTERM sorting domain-containing protein, translating into MVDTSLEANVGTIGGQVAIEDSEANVTGTALGAQSVTVIFVGERGNTVYQTISVDDTMVVAGTTNLQPDDNSITVELLTEEGDSVALSTTQEWSTDGSCMVSLELEDVETGTYDVEADDSYNEDLASVEIVQNRQTATPEPTDTPEPTDTPEPTDTVTDTPEPTDMPTDTATATPTLEGGPGFGAIIAVIALLAAALLATRRDT